One window of Spirochaetota bacterium genomic DNA carries:
- the hypF gene encoding carbamoyltransferase HypF: protein MPSETSRIIIKGIVQGVGFRPFLYRILSERTINARVYNSVRGVIIETNIPRSDIESLIAVIRERVPPLSYIESIDIEHIPYQVIDDLIIAESEDDGDVEALIPPDSALCSDCARELFYVSHPKYHYPFINCTNCGPRFSIVETVPYDRMNTSMKEFPMCERCEKEYRAIDDRRFHAEPNACSACGPRVTLHDAKGSVIAEESDTAIAEAARLLKEGRIVAIKSIGGFHIAVDPFNDDAVLRLRRMKGRDTKPFALMADSTASAERYCDVNAEASRLLSSTVAPIVLLPRRTDVPEGTRPLSMHVAPRSSAYGIMLPYTPLHRLLFAHGITLLIMTSGNKKDEPIETDNYTMMKTFEGDIDACLVHDRPIVTRVDDSIIRPTAAGTVFMRRSRGFVPAPIPMPTASSREILAMGSDVKNVFAFARGQNAFASQYTGDLSSIANFYQMQRNIEHMTRLFSFAPEVIAVDMHPNYFSSQFGNHLAASLEAPVVPVQHHVAHAASLILERAIEAPAAVFTFDGSGYGTDNSIWGGEVIVFDGTVFTRVLHLPQFTLPGSEMAIRDNNRIAAALLYATFGRDFLSLPIPFVQNGDFDDILFQIEHGINAPRTSSMGRVFDAVAALTGIRDTNTYEGDAAIALEEAAARDERHTLIDGIHTLDFRPLIISIVELIRGNVPPPVIAARFHNSIARTMLDTAMALRDERSITRFGASGGVFQNAFLIERAKELFDAEGLTLFLHRGTAPNDECIALGQIAVAMMEHD from the coding sequence ATGCCGTCAGAAACATCCCGCATCATCATCAAAGGCATTGTGCAGGGCGTGGGATTCCGCCCGTTCCTCTATCGCATTCTGAGCGAACGCACGATCAATGCCCGCGTGTACAATTCCGTTCGCGGCGTCATCATTGAGACGAATATCCCGCGCAGCGACATTGAATCGCTTATTGCCGTCATCAGGGAACGCGTACCGCCGCTCAGCTACATCGAGTCGATCGATATCGAACATATCCCGTATCAGGTTATCGATGATCTCATCATAGCAGAAAGCGAGGACGACGGTGATGTGGAAGCGCTCATACCGCCGGACAGCGCACTGTGCAGCGACTGCGCGCGCGAGCTCTTCTATGTATCACACCCGAAATATCACTATCCGTTCATCAATTGCACCAATTGCGGTCCGCGCTTTTCCATCGTCGAGACGGTGCCCTATGACCGCATGAACACATCGATGAAGGAATTCCCGATGTGCGAACGCTGTGAGAAGGAATACCGCGCGATCGACGACAGGCGATTCCACGCCGAACCGAACGCCTGCAGTGCATGCGGACCGCGGGTGACGCTTCACGATGCGAAAGGTTCCGTCATCGCGGAAGAAAGCGATACGGCGATAGCAGAAGCGGCGCGGTTGCTCAAGGAGGGCCGCATCGTCGCGATAAAGAGCATCGGCGGTTTCCATATCGCCGTCGACCCGTTCAACGATGATGCGGTGCTTCGCCTGCGCAGGATGAAGGGCCGCGATACGAAACCGTTCGCCCTTATGGCGGACTCGACCGCGTCCGCCGAGCGCTACTGCGACGTGAACGCGGAAGCATCGCGGCTGCTCTCATCGACCGTCGCCCCCATCGTGCTCCTCCCGCGGAGAACGGATGTGCCGGAAGGTACGCGTCCGCTCTCAATGCATGTCGCCCCGCGGTCGTCCGCGTACGGCATCATGCTCCCCTACACGCCGCTCCATCGCCTCCTCTTTGCTCACGGCATTACGCTCCTTATCATGACGAGCGGGAATAAAAAGGACGAACCGATAGAGACCGATAACTACACCATGATGAAGACGTTCGAAGGGGACATCGATGCCTGTCTCGTACATGACCGCCCCATCGTGACGCGCGTTGACGATTCGATAATACGCCCCACCGCGGCAGGCACGGTGTTCATGCGCCGATCGCGCGGTTTCGTGCCGGCACCGATACCCATGCCGACGGCGTCAAGCCGGGAGATACTCGCCATGGGGAGCGATGTGAAGAACGTGTTCGCCTTCGCCCGCGGGCAGAACGCCTTCGCAAGCCAATACACCGGCGATCTGAGCTCCATCGCGAATTTCTATCAGATGCAGCGCAATATCGAGCACATGACACGGCTCTTCTCGTTCGCCCCGGAGGTCATCGCCGTCGATATGCACCCGAACTATTTCTCATCGCAGTTCGGCAATCATCTCGCGGCGAGCCTTGAGGCGCCCGTCGTCCCGGTGCAGCATCATGTGGCGCATGCCGCCTCGCTCATACTCGAACGTGCGATAGAAGCCCCGGCAGCGGTGTTCACGTTCGACGGAAGCGGATACGGCACCGATAATTCCATCTGGGGCGGCGAGGTTATCGTCTTCGACGGGACAGTGTTCACCCGCGTACTCCATCTTCCGCAATTCACGCTCCCCGGGTCCGAGATGGCGATACGCGACAACAACCGCATCGCAGCGGCGCTGCTCTACGCGACGTTCGGACGCGACTTCCTCTCGCTCCCCATCCCCTTTGTCCAGAACGGCGATTTTGACGATATCCTCTTCCAGATAGAACACGGCATCAATGCACCGCGCACGTCGAGCATGGGGCGTGTGTTCGATGCGGTCGCCGCGCTCACCGGCATCCGCGATACGAACACGTATGAGGGCGATGCGGCGATAGCGCTCGAAGAGGCTGCGGCACGCGACGAACGGCATACGCTCATCGACGGCATCCATACCCTTGACTTTCGCCCATTGATAATTAGTATAGTCGAGTTGATCCGAGGGAACGTCCCGCCGCCCGTCATTGCCGCACGGTTCCACAATTCGATCGCACGGACAATGCTCGATACCGCAATGGCGCTCCGCGATGAACGCTCGATCACTCGGTTCGGTGCGAGCGGCGGCGTGTTCCAGAACGCGTTCCTTATCGAACGCGCGAAAGAACTTTTCGACGCGGAGGGGCTCACTCTCTTTCTCCACCGCGGGACGGCACCAAACGACGAATGCATCGCCCTCGGGCAGATAGCCGTGGCGATGATGGAGCATGACTGA
- a CDS encoding HypC/HybG/HupF family hydrogenase formation chaperone encodes MCYSVPCQVKRLIGDDRGVVDIGGVEQEVVTKLVPDIAVGEYVLIHAGYAIERIDEAMAKETLDIMRSIEPNGAS; translated from the coding sequence ATGTGTTACAGCGTACCGTGCCAGGTGAAACGGCTTATCGGCGACGATCGCGGCGTCGTGGATATCGGCGGGGTCGAACAGGAAGTGGTCACCAAACTCGTCCCCGACATTGCGGTCGGTGAATATGTGCTCATCCATGCCGGCTACGCGATCGAACGCATCGATGAGGCCATGGCAAAGGAAACGCTTGACATCATGCGATCGATTGAACCCAACGGCGCCTCATAA
- a CDS encoding response regulator: MRVLILDFSTQVREGFITTLIPAGFEVIAVKEKKELIPTIAKMPFDIAVLEVNEQDKEIVQIIKLLRSDQRFQGVKIIVHINAPSKQFIVDMIKAGVAGYLLKPFNERDLLARFQKILVQANIEMKERRHVRVKPDPKDNIIVTFRSPSTHKIISGKVIDISAGGVAFSLFGNVSDEDLQVKQFINNFQIQIERTRATTPALIIAKKDKVTAVQYYKIQEFDLNIICKYVYDRLAKEAEASMRAPKPVSPEGENAEEARTDEVPTTEEEK; this comes from the coding sequence ATGCGTGTTCTTATCCTTGATTTTTCCACGCAAGTCCGCGAGGGATTTATCACGACGCTGATACCGGCGGGCTTCGAGGTCATCGCAGTAAAAGAGAAGAAAGAGCTGATACCGACCATCGCCAAGATGCCGTTCGATATCGCCGTTCTCGAGGTGAACGAACAGGATAAAGAGATCGTCCAGATCATCAAGCTCCTTCGTTCCGATCAGCGGTTCCAGGGCGTGAAGATAATCGTCCATATCAATGCACCGTCGAAACAGTTCATCGTCGATATGATAAAGGCGGGCGTAGCGGGCTATCTCCTCAAGCCGTTCAATGAACGCGACCTCCTCGCCCGTTTCCAGAAGATACTGGTGCAGGCGAACATCGAGATGAAAGAGCGGCGCCACGTGCGCGTCAAGCCCGACCCGAAGGACAATATCATCGTCACGTTCCGTTCGCCGTCAACGCACAAGATAATCTCCGGCAAGGTCATCGATATTTCCGCCGGCGGGGTTGCCTTCAGTCTCTTCGGCAACGTTTCGGACGAGGACCTTCAGGTAAAACAGTTCATCAATAATTTCCAGATCCAGATCGAACGCACCCGCGCCACCACCCCCGCGCTCATCATCGCGAAAAAGGACAAGGTCACCGCCGTCCAATACTATAAGATACAGGAATTCGACCTCAATATCATCTGCAAATATGTCTACGACCGGCTCGCCAAGGAAGCGGAAGCATCGATGCGTGCGCCGAAGCCAGTGAGCCCTGAGGGGGAGAACGCCGAGGAAGCGAGAACGGACGAGGTGCCGACGACCGAAGAAGAGAAATGA
- a CDS encoding FapA family protein: MPYYSFEKSIRTDQYYRAAIADAVTTADQSRVIRIISPNFVRPGDVVMKFDSSSSPPLVDQCVEMNRDSKLIKAVEFGYISYGETPNAPVAVFPVILVSPDKLRARVILPDCNAIKRPFSLNDLLSEIERRHFRLDFDKDAVRRGFDSAKKGDGAVIDFARGSAPIDTRPADIRLSIRPITRQFIGGDRFVLAFDFKKLPIVAAQSTIAVIMPPKPGIDGEDVYGKTLSPRGSQEPLLAPADGTVLSEDKRTVAAAAAGLLTVIDRAVSVLPIRETHTMNNADEPSLAETLIVRGNIERSRITSRCPIIVLGDVISSSLRSDVGVFVQGCVQGSAEDRIVSGGDITATSIIGVTVLANGHIVSGRIENARIKTNAAVITSNAGTISGGKVEAALGISAGVVSGSALACGNGDEIAAKLTNYAAKEEDNQAMIKKFLGKLGPNFLKGHREYLKALSPDQHETAKVLMREYNNICIEQRILKGRITKISDHLALVKHARIQCRRIAPPVSIAIASASRDIGEAKENVEYCREDGIVERPHSETPIIPPA, encoded by the coding sequence ATGCCCTACTATTCATTTGAAAAATCGATACGAACGGACCAATACTACCGCGCTGCGATAGCGGATGCGGTGACCACGGCTGATCAGTCGCGCGTGATACGTATCATCTCCCCGAATTTCGTGCGCCCCGGCGATGTGGTCATGAAATTCGATTCCTCCTCGTCCCCTCCGCTCGTCGATCAATGCGTGGAAATGAACCGCGATTCGAAGCTCATCAAAGCCGTCGAATTCGGCTATATATCGTACGGCGAAACGCCCAACGCACCCGTAGCGGTATTCCCCGTCATCCTTGTCTCCCCCGATAAGCTGCGCGCCCGCGTCATCCTCCCCGACTGCAATGCGATAAAACGCCCATTCTCGCTCAACGACCTGTTAAGCGAGATAGAACGCCGGCATTTCCGCCTCGATTTCGATAAGGACGCGGTACGCAGAGGCTTTGACAGCGCGAAAAAAGGCGACGGCGCCGTCATCGATTTCGCCAGGGGCAGCGCCCCCATCGATACGCGCCCGGCGGACATCCGTCTCTCGATACGCCCCATAACCCGGCAGTTCATCGGCGGCGACCGCTTCGTGCTCGCCTTCGATTTCAAGAAACTGCCGATCGTTGCCGCGCAGTCGACCATCGCCGTCATCATGCCCCCGAAACCGGGGATCGACGGTGAGGACGTGTACGGCAAGACACTCTCCCCGCGCGGTTCACAGGAGCCGTTGCTCGCCCCGGCGGACGGCACGGTATTGAGCGAAGACAAACGAACGGTCGCGGCTGCGGCCGCGGGTCTGCTTACGGTCATCGACCGCGCCGTATCGGTACTGCCCATACGCGAAACACATACGATGAACAATGCCGATGAACCGTCGCTCGCCGAAACGCTCATCGTGCGCGGGAACATCGAACGCTCGCGCATCACGAGCAGATGCCCTATCATCGTTCTCGGCGATGTCATATCCTCGAGCCTGCGCTCCGATGTCGGCGTATTCGTGCAGGGTTGTGTGCAGGGAAGCGCCGAGGACCGCATCGTTTCGGGCGGCGACATCACGGCAACGTCCATCATCGGTGTCACCGTGCTCGCCAACGGCCACATCGTCTCGGGGCGGATAGAGAACGCGCGGATAAAGACGAACGCCGCCGTCATCACCTCGAACGCCGGCACCATTTCCGGCGGGAAGGTCGAAGCGGCGCTCGGTATAAGCGCCGGTGTCGTGAGCGGCAGTGCGCTCGCATGCGGGAACGGCGATGAAATAGCCGCCAAGCTCACGAATTACGCCGCAAAAGAAGAGGACAATCAGGCCATGATAAAGAAATTCCTCGGCAAGCTCGGGCCGAATTTCCTCAAGGGACATCGGGAATATCTCAAGGCGCTGTCGCCGGACCAGCATGAAACAGCGAAGGTGCTCATGCGCGAGTACAACAATATCTGCATCGAACAGCGCATCCTCAAAGGGCGCATCACGAAGATAAGCGATCATCTCGCATTGGTGAAGCACGCGCGGATACAGTGCCGGAGGATAGCGCCGCCGGTATCCATCGCCATC